The following are encoded in a window of Nibricoccus aquaticus genomic DNA:
- a CDS encoding response regulator transcription factor → MRILIVEDDAKIASFVVKGLKQEGYAVDHAPDGDTGLTLAGMTPYDAAVVDVNLPGLDGLSLVKRLRMTHLTMPVLFLSARSSVEDRIKGLQAGGDDYLTKPFAFAELTARLQALIRRSTRTPEATRLTVNGVEMDLMSRTVTVGGELVELQPREFSLLEYLLRNPGRPVTKTMILEHVWDYSFDPQTNVVDVLMSRLRAKVDPDKTRIETVRGVGYVFKRGT, encoded by the coding sequence GTGCGCATTCTCATTGTTGAAGACGACGCCAAGATCGCCTCCTTCGTAGTCAAGGGCCTGAAGCAGGAAGGGTATGCCGTGGATCACGCGCCCGATGGCGACACGGGGCTGACGCTCGCGGGGATGACACCGTATGATGCGGCGGTGGTGGATGTGAATCTGCCGGGGCTCGATGGGCTCAGTCTGGTGAAGCGGTTGCGGATGACGCATCTGACGATGCCGGTGTTGTTCCTCAGCGCGCGTTCGAGTGTGGAAGATCGCATCAAGGGATTGCAGGCGGGCGGGGACGATTATCTGACGAAGCCGTTTGCGTTCGCGGAGCTGACGGCGCGGTTGCAGGCGTTGATCCGGCGCTCGACGCGGACGCCCGAGGCGACTCGGCTCACCGTGAATGGTGTGGAGATGGATCTGATGTCACGGACGGTGACGGTGGGCGGCGAGTTGGTGGAGTTGCAGCCGCGGGAGTTTTCGCTGCTGGAATATCTGCTGCGCAATCCGGGGCGGCCGGTGACGAAGACGATGATTCTGGAGCACGTGTGGGACTATAGTTTCGATCCGCAGACGAATGTCGTGGACGTGTTGATGTCGCGGTTGCGGGCGAAGGTGGACCCGGACAAGACGCGTATCGAGACGGTGCGGGGTGTGGGTTATGTTTTCAAACGAGGGACGTGA
- a CDS encoding MBL fold metallo-hydrolase, whose amino-acid sequence MSMKFCILGTGSSGNCALLQSAGARVLVDAGFSARKTTQLLASVGESLDRIDAIFLTHEHGDHSAIVSGLNRHPHIKVFANAATSRVLQEKLDFRPDWQLFQTGARFRFRDLDVESFTVPHDAQDPVGFLFATGADGDLLTPRRRLAWLTDLGHCPQHIHERIREVDILVVEANHCSELLKNDTKRPWSLKQRISGRHGHLSNQSTRALLDSVASPSWRHVFLTHLSRDCNSPEAVRLAFTGASLATGCLLSVVEPGMCTPLHDFA is encoded by the coding sequence ATGAGCATGAAGTTCTGCATCCTCGGCACCGGCAGCTCGGGCAACTGCGCCCTGCTCCAATCCGCCGGTGCGCGCGTGCTCGTGGACGCCGGTTTCTCCGCCCGCAAAACCACCCAGCTCCTCGCCTCCGTCGGCGAATCCCTCGACCGCATCGATGCCATCTTCCTCACCCACGAACACGGCGACCACTCCGCCATCGTCTCCGGCCTCAACCGCCACCCCCACATCAAGGTCTTCGCCAACGCCGCCACCTCCCGCGTCCTCCAGGAAAAACTCGATTTCCGCCCCGACTGGCAGCTCTTCCAGACCGGCGCCCGCTTCCGCTTCCGCGATCTCGATGTCGAGAGCTTCACCGTCCCCCACGACGCGCAGGACCCCGTCGGCTTCCTTTTCGCCACCGGTGCCGACGGCGACCTCCTCACCCCGCGCCGCCGCCTCGCCTGGCTCACCGATCTCGGCCACTGCCCCCAACACATCCACGAGCGTATCCGCGAAGTGGACATCCTCGTCGTCGAGGCCAACCACTGCTCCGAACTGCTCAAAAACGACACGAAACGCCCCTGGTCGCTCAAGCAGCGCATCAGCGGCCGCCACGGCCATCTCTCCAACCAGAGCACCCGCGCCCTCCTCGACTCCGTCGCCAGCCCGAGCTGGCGCCACGTCTTTCTCACACACTTGAGCCGCGATTGTAACAGCCCTGAAGCCGTCCGCCTCGCCTTCACCGGCGCCTCGCTCGCCACCGGCTGCCTGCTCTCCGTCGTCGAGCCCGGCATGTGTACTCCCCTCCACGATTTCGCCTGA
- a CDS encoding sensor histidine kinase, producing MTTFSNLRRSVAVRLSVWFAVLFAVGFSAIFGLLYWLLGRQLEQREHEALRLRLQQYSAVYATLGLNGLKQRVEEDSRAPYVRSLFIRLMSPRGVVWMSVPPDWIEQDEKRVTVPDAWGGMTEKTELTVRVPLDEQEDLAVLNVVLPDGLLLQVARSTDNRTALLQPLRRIFVWVAPAVVLVGFAGGVFAARRATKPLRAVVETAKRIVQTGAMDARVPEPRRDDDMAELVRQFNTVLDKNAGLLTAMREALDNVAHDLRTPLTSMRGGAELALAAGDVAAKDDALADCVERSDEVLRLLRALMEISEAEAGMLKLKKEPCDLGQLARSAGGLYDEIAGAKEISLSIEVADTPVLADATRLRQAVANLIDNAIKYTPDGGRVAVTTERREREAVLIVKDSGPGVPEAEQARIWERLYRGDQSRSQSGLGLGLSLVRAIVEAHGGRVSVRNAPEGGAVFEVGLPLG from the coding sequence ATGACGACGTTTTCAAATTTGCGGCGGTCGGTGGCGGTGCGGCTCAGCGTGTGGTTCGCGGTGTTGTTTGCGGTGGGGTTCAGCGCGATTTTCGGGCTGCTTTACTGGCTGCTGGGGCGGCAGCTGGAGCAGCGTGAGCACGAGGCGTTGCGGCTGCGATTGCAGCAGTACTCGGCGGTTTATGCGACGCTCGGGCTAAATGGATTGAAGCAGCGCGTGGAGGAGGACAGCCGGGCGCCGTATGTGCGTTCGTTGTTCATCCGGCTGATGTCGCCGCGTGGCGTGGTGTGGATGAGCGTGCCGCCGGACTGGATCGAGCAGGATGAGAAGCGCGTGACGGTGCCGGATGCGTGGGGAGGGATGACGGAGAAGACGGAGCTGACGGTGCGCGTGCCGCTGGATGAGCAGGAGGATCTGGCGGTGTTGAACGTGGTTTTACCGGACGGGCTGCTGCTGCAGGTGGCGCGGAGCACGGACAACCGGACGGCGTTGTTGCAGCCGTTGCGGAGGATTTTCGTGTGGGTGGCGCCAGCGGTGGTGCTGGTGGGATTTGCGGGCGGGGTGTTTGCTGCGCGGCGGGCGACGAAGCCGCTGCGCGCGGTCGTCGAAACGGCGAAGCGGATCGTGCAGACGGGGGCGATGGATGCGCGGGTGCCGGAGCCGAGGCGCGACGACGACATGGCGGAGCTGGTGAGGCAGTTTAATACGGTGCTCGATAAAAACGCGGGGCTGCTGACGGCGATGCGCGAGGCGCTCGACAATGTCGCCCACGACCTGCGCACGCCGCTGACGAGCATGCGCGGCGGGGCGGAGCTGGCGCTGGCGGCTGGCGATGTGGCGGCGAAGGACGATGCTCTGGCGGATTGCGTGGAGCGGTCGGACGAGGTGCTGCGGCTGCTGCGGGCGTTGATGGAAATCTCGGAGGCGGAGGCGGGGATGTTGAAACTGAAGAAGGAGCCTTGCGATCTGGGGCAGCTCGCGCGGAGCGCGGGCGGGCTTTACGACGAGATCGCGGGGGCGAAGGAGATTTCGTTGAGCATCGAGGTCGCGGATACGCCGGTGCTGGCGGATGCGACGAGGCTGCGGCAGGCGGTGGCGAATCTTATCGATAACGCGATCAAGTACACGCCGGACGGCGGGCGCGTGGCGGTGACAACGGAGCGCCGGGAGCGCGAGGCGGTTTTAATCGTGAAGGATTCGGGGCCGGGCGTGCCGGAGGCAGAGCAGGCGCGGATCTGGGAACGGCTTTATCGCGGGGACCAGAGCCGTTCGCAGAGCGGACTTGGGCTGGGGCTGAGTCTGGTGCGCGCCATCGTGGAGGCACACGGTGGACGCGTGAGTGTGCGGAATGCGCCGGAGGGCGGGGCGGTGTTTGAGGTGGGGCTGCCCCTGGGGTGA
- the folE2 gene encoding GTP cyclohydrolase FolE2, whose product MKKKPMYLHRSADGAEPKIARAFDATFKADAAYRATLPDMMEAAQDSIQGAHVPIQQVGVHNFRLPLKFRTKKKDVITLEASVTGTVSLEAELKGINMSRIVRSFYEHKDEVFTGEWMGKILRAYLKKVESKNARLKIRFSYPMLRPSLRSGLDGYQFYNVAFEGVMTGAGEYRRFIHFDFVYSSACPCSAELSEHARDKRGAYTVPHSQRSKARVIVEEVEGAKIWIEDIHALCERALKTETQVMVKREDEQAFAELNGAHLKFVEDAARLLYGEFNREKRVKDFLIACSHLESLHSHDAVSVVCKGVKDGFKADFMDFGSLLC is encoded by the coding sequence ATGAAAAAGAAACCTATGTACCTGCATCGCTCCGCCGACGGCGCTGAGCCGAAGATCGCGCGGGCGTTTGATGCGACGTTCAAAGCCGATGCCGCGTACCGCGCGACACTGCCTGACATGATGGAGGCGGCGCAGGACTCGATCCAAGGAGCGCACGTGCCGATCCAGCAGGTGGGCGTGCATAATTTCCGGCTGCCTCTGAAGTTTCGGACGAAGAAGAAGGACGTCATTACGCTCGAAGCGAGTGTGACGGGGACGGTGTCGCTCGAAGCGGAGCTCAAGGGAATCAACATGAGCCGGATCGTGCGGTCGTTCTACGAGCACAAGGACGAGGTGTTCACGGGCGAGTGGATGGGGAAGATTTTGCGCGCGTATTTGAAGAAGGTGGAGAGCAAGAACGCGCGGCTGAAGATCCGGTTTTCTTATCCGATGCTGCGGCCGAGTCTGCGCAGCGGGCTGGACGGGTATCAGTTCTACAATGTGGCGTTCGAGGGTGTGATGACGGGAGCGGGCGAGTACCGCCGGTTTATCCATTTCGACTTCGTGTACTCGTCGGCGTGTCCGTGTTCGGCGGAGCTGTCGGAGCACGCGCGGGACAAACGCGGCGCGTACACGGTGCCGCACTCGCAGCGGAGCAAGGCGCGCGTGATCGTGGAGGAAGTCGAAGGCGCGAAAATCTGGATCGAGGATATTCACGCGCTGTGCGAGCGGGCGTTGAAAACCGAGACGCAGGTGATGGTGAAGCGCGAGGACGAGCAGGCATTTGCGGAGCTGAACGGCGCGCACCTGAAGTTCGTCGAGGATGCGGCGCGACTGCTCTACGGAGAGTTTAATCGCGAGAAGCGCGTGAAGGATTTCCTCATCGCGTGCTCGCACTTGGAGTCGCTGCATTCGCACGACGCGGTGAGCGTGGTCTGCAAAGGGGTGAAGGATGGCTTCAAGGCGGACTTCATGGATTTCGGGTCGCTGCTGTGCTGA
- a CDS encoding DegQ family serine endoprotease: MNSTSSPSFSSRRKVWSTAGLVAASGLTLSVVAWAAGDQGKQQVSVKIDEQPLARSGVGESASYSPVIKQVAPSVVSVKVIARGKEISAEELPPFLTDPRFRQFFGTPYGLDEGQGNQGRRQGQGRQLPRRPDQQGEGSGVVVSADGYILTNNHVVNGADEIKVSFNDGRELTAKVVGTDPKSDLAVIKVDAKDLQAVVFTDSDKIEVGDKVLAIGNPFGLSQTVTSGMVSALGRATMGLDYEDFIQTDAAINPGNSGGALIDVKGRLVGINTAIYSRSGGFQGIGFAIPANLARTVMEQLVANGKVVRGYLGVTMQPIDAGLAEQFSLKSKEGVIVAEVVQGSPAAKAGLESGDVITKFQGKDVKDARALKFSVANIAPGTKVAVEVLRQGKTEKLELKVGEQPKDMALAARGGATKSEGTLNGVGVADIEPAARREFGISSRVQGALVTEVEPTSAAAAAGLQPGDVIQEINREPVRTAEDAVKLTESNESKKTLLRVWNRQGTRFVVVDETESS; the protein is encoded by the coding sequence ATGAACTCCACATCCAGTCCTTCATTTTCCAGCCGTCGCAAGGTTTGGTCGACGGCTGGTTTGGTTGCAGCAAGCGGTCTCACGTTGTCTGTGGTTGCGTGGGCCGCTGGTGATCAGGGTAAGCAGCAAGTGTCCGTGAAAATTGATGAACAGCCGCTGGCTCGCTCAGGGGTGGGCGAGTCGGCGAGCTATTCACCGGTGATCAAACAAGTCGCGCCCAGTGTGGTGAGCGTGAAAGTCATTGCTCGCGGCAAAGAAATTTCCGCCGAAGAGCTCCCGCCATTTCTTACCGATCCGCGTTTCCGCCAGTTTTTCGGAACGCCTTATGGGTTGGATGAAGGTCAGGGAAATCAGGGTCGGCGTCAGGGCCAAGGTCGGCAACTGCCGCGCCGTCCAGACCAGCAGGGCGAAGGCTCGGGCGTGGTGGTCAGCGCCGATGGTTACATCCTCACGAACAATCACGTCGTGAACGGCGCGGACGAAATCAAAGTTTCCTTTAACGACGGTCGGGAGCTCACGGCGAAAGTCGTGGGCACCGATCCGAAATCCGACCTGGCCGTGATCAAGGTCGATGCGAAAGATCTTCAAGCGGTGGTGTTCACCGACAGCGACAAAATCGAAGTGGGCGACAAGGTGCTCGCGATCGGAAATCCGTTTGGCCTGAGCCAGACGGTGACGAGCGGCATGGTGAGCGCGCTGGGTCGCGCGACGATGGGGCTCGATTACGAGGATTTCATTCAGACGGATGCGGCGATCAATCCGGGTAACTCGGGTGGTGCGCTCATCGATGTGAAAGGCCGTCTCGTGGGCATCAATACGGCGATCTATAGCCGCTCGGGTGGATTTCAGGGAATCGGTTTTGCGATCCCGGCGAATCTCGCCCGTACGGTGATGGAGCAGCTCGTGGCCAATGGCAAAGTGGTGCGCGGTTATCTCGGTGTCACGATGCAGCCGATCGATGCGGGGCTGGCCGAACAATTCTCCCTCAAGAGCAAAGAAGGCGTGATTGTGGCTGAAGTTGTCCAAGGCAGCCCGGCGGCCAAGGCCGGGTTGGAATCGGGCGATGTGATCACGAAGTTCCAAGGCAAAGACGTGAAGGATGCACGCGCGCTGAAATTCAGCGTGGCGAATATTGCTCCAGGCACGAAGGTCGCGGTTGAAGTTCTTCGTCAGGGTAAGACCGAGAAGCTTGAACTCAAAGTAGGCGAGCAGCCGAAAGACATGGCGCTGGCGGCTCGTGGTGGCGCGACTAAATCCGAAGGCACGCTGAATGGTGTGGGCGTGGCCGACATCGAACCGGCAGCGCGTCGTGAGTTTGGAATTTCCTCCCGTGTGCAAGGTGCGCTGGTGACGGAAGTGGAGCCGACGTCGGCTGCCGCGGCGGCTGGTCTGCAGCCCGGCGATGTGATCCAGGAGATCAACCGCGAACCGGTGCGCACGGCGGAAGATGCGGTGAAACTCACCGAGAGCAACGAGTCGAAAAAGACTTTGCTCCGCGTGTGGAACCGACAGGGCACGCGCTTTGTCGTGGTGGATGAAACTGAATCCTCCTGA
- a CDS encoding ABC1 kinase family protein: MKLSASHLKRYQQIAALLWKYGRSDLVRHLASDQAFGVSEKDSSSGTPGTPEQFAADLEAMGPTYVKLGQVLAGRPDLLPEPYLQALARLQDNVKPFPFEEVEKIVTEGIGVRLSKAFEYFSSEPIAAASLGQVHSATLRDGRPVVVKVQRPGIRQQIAEDFEVLATIATFFDNHTAVGRRYRFHSVLQEFRTTIQHELNYEREAQNLLKVGENLKEFETIQIPQPVSDYCSGSVLTMDYVRGRKITKLGPLARLEMTGSTSLAADLFKAYLKQVLLDGLFHADPHPGNVFMTDDGRIALLDLGMVGHVAPGMQEHLLKLLMAVSDGNGEEAADIVIRFSEKMEDFNAPEFRRKISQLVVRRRDQELAQLNVGRSLLDVSRNAHDNGLFVPSELTLLGKTLLQLDEVGRTLDPSFDPNASIRENVSQLMTQRMRKDLTQGNAFSTLLEMKDFASNLPGRLNRIMDAVTNSELEVKVKAVDAKMMVDGMQKIANRITTGLILAALIVGASLMMRIETPSRLLGYPSLAIICFLVAATGGLWLVVSIFIHDQRNKNKPPR; the protein is encoded by the coding sequence ATGAAACTCTCCGCCTCCCACCTCAAACGCTACCAGCAGATCGCCGCCCTCCTCTGGAAATACGGCCGCTCCGACCTCGTCCGCCACCTCGCCTCCGATCAGGCCTTCGGCGTCAGCGAAAAAGACTCCAGCTCTGGCACCCCCGGCACCCCCGAACAATTCGCCGCCGACCTCGAAGCGATGGGGCCCACCTACGTGAAACTCGGCCAGGTTCTCGCCGGCCGCCCCGATCTACTCCCCGAACCTTACCTCCAGGCTCTCGCCCGCCTTCAGGACAACGTGAAGCCGTTCCCCTTCGAAGAGGTCGAAAAAATCGTCACCGAGGGCATCGGCGTTCGTCTCTCGAAAGCCTTTGAGTACTTCTCCTCCGAACCCATCGCCGCCGCCTCGCTCGGCCAGGTCCACTCCGCCACCTTGCGCGACGGCCGCCCTGTTGTAGTCAAAGTTCAACGACCCGGCATCCGTCAGCAGATCGCCGAGGACTTCGAGGTGCTCGCCACCATCGCTACCTTCTTCGACAACCACACCGCCGTCGGCCGCCGCTACCGCTTCCACAGCGTCCTCCAAGAATTCCGCACCACCATCCAGCACGAGCTCAACTACGAGCGTGAGGCCCAAAACCTCCTCAAGGTCGGCGAAAACCTGAAGGAGTTTGAAACCATCCAGATCCCCCAGCCCGTGTCCGACTACTGCAGCGGCAGCGTGCTCACGATGGACTACGTCCGCGGCCGCAAGATCACCAAACTCGGCCCGCTCGCCCGTCTCGAAATGACTGGCTCCACTTCCCTCGCAGCCGATCTGTTCAAAGCCTACCTCAAACAAGTCCTCCTCGACGGCCTCTTCCACGCCGATCCCCATCCAGGCAACGTCTTCATGACCGACGACGGCCGCATCGCCCTCCTCGATCTCGGCATGGTCGGCCACGTCGCCCCCGGTATGCAGGAGCATCTCCTCAAACTCCTCATGGCCGTCAGCGACGGCAACGGCGAGGAAGCCGCCGACATCGTCATCCGCTTCAGCGAAAAAATGGAGGACTTCAACGCCCCCGAATTCCGCCGAAAAATCTCCCAGCTCGTCGTCCGCCGCCGCGACCAGGAACTCGCCCAGCTCAATGTCGGCCGCTCCCTCCTCGACGTTAGCCGCAACGCCCACGACAACGGCCTTTTCGTCCCGAGCGAACTGACTCTGCTCGGGAAAACGCTCCTCCAGCTCGACGAGGTCGGCCGCACCCTCGACCCATCTTTCGACCCCAACGCCTCCATCCGTGAAAACGTCAGCCAGCTCATGACGCAGCGGATGCGCAAAGACCTTACCCAAGGAAACGCCTTCAGCACGCTCCTCGAGATGAAGGATTTCGCCAGCAACCTCCCCGGACGCCTCAACCGTATCATGGATGCGGTGACGAACTCAGAGCTCGAGGTGAAGGTGAAGGCCGTGGACGCCAAGATGATGGTCGATGGCATGCAGAAAATCGCCAACCGCATCACCACCGGCCTCATCCTCGCCGCATTGATCGTCGGCGCCTCGCTCATGATGCGCATCGAAACGCCTTCGCGCCTGCTCGGCTACCCATCACTCGCGATCATCTGCTTCCTCGTCGCCGCCACTGGCGGACTCTGGCTCGTCGTCAGCATTTTCATCCACGACCAGCGGAATAAAAACAAACCGCCCCGCTGA
- a CDS encoding 6-pyruvoyl trahydropterin synthase family protein, with amino-acid sequence MPEKTRSRSSKKGAVVRPQKGTVIITRQVHFNSAHRLYNPTKSQAWNLEQFGLCTNPHWHGHNYVLEVSLRGEPDPETGCVMDLGDLKELLNRVIVDKCDHHNLNDEVDFLRGIIPSTENLVIAFWNELAPHITHGRLHSVKLFETPRNFAEYRGPEGIY; translated from the coding sequence ATGCCGGAAAAAACTCGTTCACGCTCGTCCAAGAAGGGTGCGGTGGTGCGTCCTCAAAAGGGCACGGTGATCATCACGCGGCAGGTACACTTCAACTCGGCGCATCGGCTGTACAATCCGACGAAGAGCCAGGCGTGGAATCTGGAGCAGTTCGGGCTTTGCACGAATCCACACTGGCATGGGCATAACTATGTGCTGGAAGTTTCGCTGCGCGGAGAACCCGATCCGGAGACGGGATGTGTGATGGATCTGGGCGATTTGAAGGAGCTCTTGAACCGGGTGATCGTGGACAAGTGCGATCACCACAACCTGAACGATGAGGTGGATTTTTTGCGCGGGATCATTCCTTCGACGGAGAATCTGGTGATCGCGTTTTGGAACGAGCTGGCGCCGCACATCACGCACGGTCGGCTGCACAGCGTGAAGTTGTTCGAGACGCCGAGGAATTTCGCGGAGTACCGCGGACCGGAAGGAATTTATTGA
- the pyk gene encoding pyruvate kinase, protein MNANAATLRRTKIIFTLGPATESEEMLEKIILAGGDIARLNMAHAKHDWVRTVIRRIRTVSKKIGREIAIMMDIKGPEIRTGDVAVPIELQPGEIFDFTVKPGGEREKSEEIRSVDVNYQNLVNDIKVGDTVLVDNGLIRLEVLAKNEAHIRCRVLIPGELKSKRHINLPGVKVNLPSFTEKDRGDTLVGIAEGIDFVALSFVREAKDIEGLREFLTANKSKAQIIAKIEDQSAIENLEEIVKVTDSVMVARGDLGIECPFEELPIIQRAAVHACLTHGKSVIIATHMLESMIGSPMPTRAEITDVANAVLEQADCVMLSGETTIGKYPVECVGILDKIARRIEHEISDHYDEPAVFTQEKMKVLRSAVVMANEIPHSHILTFTRLGFMARGLAALRPPRSPIFAFTPTVEVLRQLRILRAVEGFLLPFASDPDETISLAIHELQKSGHVKQGDKLIVVTDIVSNDRLIDSVQLRTVR, encoded by the coding sequence ATGAACGCAAACGCCGCCACGCTTCGCCGTACCAAAATCATTTTCACCCTCGGTCCAGCCACCGAGAGCGAAGAGATGCTCGAGAAGATCATCCTCGCCGGCGGCGACATCGCCCGCCTCAACATGGCGCACGCGAAACACGACTGGGTCCGCACCGTCATCCGCCGCATCCGCACCGTCTCCAAAAAAATCGGCCGCGAGATCGCCATCATGATGGACATCAAAGGCCCCGAAATCCGCACCGGCGACGTCGCCGTACCCATCGAACTCCAGCCCGGCGAGATCTTCGACTTCACCGTGAAACCTGGCGGCGAACGCGAAAAATCCGAGGAGATCCGCTCCGTCGACGTCAATTACCAGAACCTCGTCAACGACATCAAAGTCGGCGACACCGTCCTCGTGGACAACGGCCTCATCCGCCTGGAAGTCCTCGCGAAAAACGAAGCCCACATCCGCTGCCGCGTCCTCATCCCCGGCGAACTCAAATCGAAACGCCACATCAACCTCCCCGGCGTCAAAGTGAACCTCCCGTCGTTCACCGAAAAAGACCGCGGCGACACCCTCGTCGGCATCGCCGAAGGCATCGACTTCGTCGCCCTCTCCTTCGTCCGCGAAGCCAAGGACATCGAAGGCCTCCGCGAATTCCTCACTGCCAATAAATCCAAGGCCCAGATCATCGCCAAAATCGAGGATCAGTCCGCCATCGAAAACCTCGAGGAGATCGTAAAAGTCACCGACTCCGTCATGGTCGCCCGCGGCGACCTCGGCATCGAGTGCCCCTTCGAGGAACTCCCCATCATTCAGCGCGCCGCCGTCCACGCCTGCCTCACTCACGGCAAATCCGTCATCATCGCCACCCACATGCTCGAATCGATGATCGGCTCCCCGATGCCGACCCGCGCCGAGATCACCGACGTCGCCAACGCGGTCCTGGAACAGGCCGACTGTGTCATGCTCTCCGGCGAAACCACCATCGGCAAATACCCCGTCGAATGCGTCGGCATCCTCGACAAGATCGCCCGCCGCATCGAACACGAGATCTCCGACCACTACGACGAGCCCGCCGTCTTCACGCAGGAAAAGATGAAGGTTCTCCGCTCCGCCGTCGTCATGGCCAACGAGATTCCCCACTCGCATATCCTCACCTTCACCCGCCTCGGCTTCATGGCCCGCGGCCTCGCCGCCCTCCGCCCGCCGCGCTCACCGATCTTCGCCTTCACGCCCACCGTCGAGGTTCTCCGCCAGCTCCGCATCCTCCGCGCCGTCGAAGGCTTCCTCCTCCCCTTCGCCTCCGACCCCGACGAGACCATCAGCCTCGCCATCCACGAGCTGCAAAAATCCGGCCACGTGAAACAGGGCGACAAACTCATCGTCGTCACCGACATCGTCTCCAACGACCGCCTCATCGACAGCGTCCAGCTCCGCACCGTCCGCTAA
- a CDS encoding class I SAM-dependent methyltransferase — MSYSLTSESPLTAATMPSRAPAYARLSLLRWPLSLLDRSAFHRAADCPLGPKAAKTRYPFRSLRYWWAAAALADYQAHIDRPLAILDAGCQGGYLRRIAGGDKSSRWTGFDKHLGHPHLLASGYDSLVSGDLEQPLPFADASFDAIVSLHVFEHLRSPETAARELARVLRPGGLLLLGFPTMPGWLARLREAQHRRGIARGERPDWGHQQVFDPERCRQLARDTGLDVAFLSGSHFFRLTGFFLENSAAWVRLNQLWGTLVPSLGSELCVILAKPSSPRP; from the coding sequence ATGTCCTACTCGCTTACCTCCGAGTCGCCGCTCACCGCTGCGACCATGCCTTCCCGTGCGCCCGCATATGCGCGTTTGTCGCTCCTGCGCTGGCCTCTTTCTCTTCTCGATCGCAGCGCGTTTCACCGCGCCGCCGACTGTCCACTCGGCCCCAAAGCCGCCAAAACCCGCTACCCCTTCCGCAGCCTCCGCTACTGGTGGGCCGCCGCCGCGCTCGCGGACTATCAAGCCCACATCGACCGCCCGCTCGCCATTCTCGACGCCGGTTGCCAGGGCGGCTACCTGCGCCGCATCGCAGGCGGCGACAAATCCTCCCGCTGGACTGGCTTCGACAAACACCTCGGTCATCCCCACCTCCTGGCCTCCGGCTACGATTCGCTTGTATCAGGAGACCTCGAACAACCATTGCCCTTCGCCGACGCCAGCTTTGACGCCATCGTCAGCCTACACGTCTTCGAACACCTGCGCTCCCCGGAAACCGCCGCCCGCGAACTCGCCCGCGTCCTGCGCCCAGGCGGTCTCCTCCTGCTCGGCTTCCCCACCATGCCCGGCTGGCTCGCCCGCCTCCGCGAGGCCCAGCACCGCCGCGGCATCGCCCGAGGCGAACGTCCCGACTGGGGCCATCAACAGGTCTTCGATCCCGAACGCTGCCGCCAGCTCGCCCGCGACACCGGCCTCGACGTCGCCTTCCTCTCCGGCTCGCACTTCTTCCGGCTCACCGGCTTCTTCCTCGAAAACAGCGCCGCCTGGGTCCGTCTCAACCAGCTCTGGGGTACCCTCGTCCCGTCGCTCGGAAGCGAGCTCTGCGTAATCCTCGCGAAACCGTCGAGTCCCCGGCCTTAG
- a CDS encoding SDR family oxidoreductase, producing MSKPVVLITGASQGIGAAIAKVFAKELPGCRLALVARAEKNLRAVATVCVKLGAGEVEVFPADVSDEAAVEGLKAAVTKRFRGGVDVLINNAGVFRAAPFGETSVRDFDEIVAANLRSVFLMSRAFVPAMAKRGRGDVFNMSSIAGLGAYPNSAAYCAAKFGVTGLSKVMREELREKGVRVCCVHPGATWSPSWSKSGVKEERIMPAADVARAFFDVYRLGRRTVVEEIVLRPQLGDL from the coding sequence ATGAGCAAACCAGTCGTTTTGATTACAGGGGCGTCGCAGGGGATCGGGGCGGCGATCGCGAAAGTGTTTGCGAAGGAATTGCCGGGGTGCCGGCTGGCGCTGGTGGCGCGGGCGGAAAAAAATCTGCGCGCGGTGGCGACGGTGTGCGTGAAGCTCGGCGCGGGCGAGGTGGAGGTTTTTCCGGCAGACGTGAGTGATGAAGCGGCGGTTGAGGGGTTGAAGGCGGCGGTGACGAAGCGGTTTCGTGGCGGAGTGGATGTGCTCATCAATAACGCGGGGGTGTTTCGGGCGGCGCCGTTTGGGGAGACGAGCGTGAGGGATTTTGACGAGATCGTGGCGGCGAATTTGCGGAGCGTTTTTCTGATGTCTCGGGCGTTCGTGCCGGCGATGGCGAAGCGGGGACGCGGGGATGTTTTTAATATGAGCTCGATCGCGGGGCTCGGGGCGTATCCGAACAGCGCGGCGTACTGCGCGGCGAAGTTTGGGGTGACGGGGCTGAGCAAGGTGATGCGCGAGGAGCTGCGGGAAAAAGGGGTGCGCGTGTGCTGCGTGCATCCGGGGGCGACGTGGTCGCCGTCGTGGTCAAAGAGTGGCGTGAAGGAAGAGCGGATCATGCCGGCGGCGGATGTGGCGCGGGCGTTTTTCGATGTGTATCGGCTGGGGCGGCGGACGGTGGTGGAGGAGATCGTGTTGCGGCCGCAGCTGGGGGATTTGTGA